The genome window tttgtccgaacgcagtgacgcctccttgagaaactgaaactgaaactgttgcggAGTCCAGctcaggaagtaaaaaaaaaaaaagggggaggggtttgggggggggtaggaggagagggCACTGCATTCTTTAGGGGACACTCCGCTCTCTTGTAAGGACAGCTGTTGACACGcgtgttctctccccccccccccctttctcaagGGTCTCCAGTGtcggcagggcagggcagggcagggtagggtagggtatagTAGGGCTCAGGGTCTCGGAACAGGGTTAGGATGACGTCAGCGACTTGTCGACCTGTCGGTGCCTCGTTTGATCTCGGGGAAAGATCTGCTgagcacaccaccacaacacggcGTGgacaggaggggcggggggtggagggggcgtgggggtggggggggggggggcggggaagggggggccaCGGTAGCTCACTGGGTGGTTTAGCTGTCCGCACGCTGGAATGAGACGCCCACTGCTGTTTGTAATGTTGCCTGCAGTTCAAAAGCTCTTGTTTCTGCGCTTCTTAGGGGGCGTcgatttctgtctgtccgtctgtttctctctctccctctgtgtgtgtgtgtgtgtgtctgtctgtgtgtctctgtctctgtctctcctctcgctctccctctctctctctccaacctagAGGGCTCTATTCCTGTGCCTCTTGAGGgcatcgatttctctctctctctctctctctctctctctctctctctctctctctctctctctcattcacttgcttatgctctgtgtgtgtccagcccagagggctgggtgtaaaaaaaaaaaatgtaataatgcTTATTCCACTAAGTTGAATTTAGCCTCTTGTGGGTAGAAAAAGAAACGGCCTTCTATAAAAGTGGAGTTTAAACTCCTATAGGAAGAAAACCAAACGGCATTCTGTACCTCACATGGGtagcaaaaaaagaaacagcttTCAGTTCCTCCTGTggattaaaaataaaagaaacaacattatgtACCTCCTGTGGGTAGAAAAAACGGCATTCTGTAAAAGTGCAGCTTCACTTTGTATGGATAGAAAAAGACATGCATTCTATAAAAGCGGAGTTTAACCTCGTATGGGTAGAAATAGAAACGCCATTCTATAAAAGCGGAGTTTAACCTCATAGGGGATATAAAAAGAAACGGCGTTCTGTAAAAGTGAAGTTTAAGCTCCTATATATAGGAAGAAAGCAAAACGGCATTCCGTGCCTGACATGGGTAGGAAAAGAAACAGCTTTCAGTACCTCCTgtggctttaaaaaaagaaataatattatGTACCTCCTAtgggtagaaaaaaaaggaacggcATTCTGTTAAAGTGGAGTTTCACTTTGTATGGATAGAAAAAGACATACATTCTATAAAAGCGGAGTTTAACctcatcaccttcaccttcacctctcccgtagtctgggttcagaccgttggggcaccgctgctgacctgaccaccacccctctccactcttcacggtttaaTGGTAGAAAAAGAAACGGCATTCTATAAAAGTGGAGTTTAAGCTCCTATATATAGGAAGAAAACCAAACGGCATTCCGTACGTCACATGGGTAGGAAAAAAGAAACCGCCTTCAGTTCCTCCTGTggattaaaaataaaagaaacagcaTTATGTACCTCCTATGggtagaaaaaaaaggcattctgTAAAAGTGCAGTTTCACTTTGTATGGGTTGAAAAAGAAACGACATTCTATAAAAGTAGAGTTTAAGCTCCTATATATAGGAAGAAAACCAAACGGCATTCCGTACCTCACATGGGTAGGAAAAAAGAAACCGCCTTCAGTTCCTCCTGTGgattaaaataaaagaaacaacattatgtACCTCCtgtgggtagaaaaaaaaaaaaccggcattATGTAAAAgtggagtgacgggcgcaatagccgagtggttaaagcgttggactttcaatctgagggtcctgggttcgaatcacggtgacggcgcctggttgggtaaagggtggagatttttcccatctcccaggtcaacatatgtgcagacctgcttagtgcctgaacccccttcgtgtgtatacagcaagcagaagatcaaatacgtacgttaaagatcctgtaatccatgtcagcgttcggtgggttatggaaacaagaacatacccagcatgcacatcccccccgtatggctgcctacatggcgggttaaaaacggtcatacacgtaaaagcccactcgcgcatatacaagtgaacgtgggagttgcagcccacgaacacagaagaagaagaagtaaaagtgGAGTTTAACAACCTCTTGGCTCCTTCCCTTTGAGGTAAGGTTGTTCAGGGCCAGAGTCTCGTATGGGCATTCTTTTGGGGGACATTCCACTCTCTTGTAAGGACAGCTGTTGACACGCgtgttctctccccctttctcaagGGTCTCCGATGTCGGCAGGGGGGGGATAGGAGTAGAGAAGGAGTATCAGAACAGGGTTTGGATGACGTCAGTACACTTGTCGGCGCTGTCGGTGCCCCCTTTGATCTCGGGGGCGGGCGAGTGGGTGACGTGTGATGACTGCAGTACCTGCGCAGTCCCCTGGGCACACCGCTACACGGCGTGGataggaaggaggtgggggagggggctgaggggtggggggaggggcacacgGTAGCTCAGTGGGTGTTGTTGTCAGCATGCTGGAGACAGACTTTgggtctccccccctccccccccccccccccctttttttttttttttttttttttttgttgttgttgttgatcaacacGTTGTAACGCTGTCGAAACCCCAAAGAGGAAACAGGAGTATGAGGGCAGcaaaagggacagagggagggagggaagtggggtaggtggtggtggtggtggtggtgttttcttctgAGAATGAaaggaatataataataataattaaaaaacaaagaaaaaaaaaagattttgttaaAAACTACAAATgtggtcctcgctgtgtcctggcctTTGTTGTGTGGGGGAAGTCCtgggtagtagtagttgttgttgtagttgtagtagtagcagtagtagtagtagtagtggtggtggttgtcttcgATCTAACGTCTATCGGTataaaacagtattttatttgatttgaatgtcaacatgtcacaatacaacacaggaaaAGATGAACAGGACAGCAAGAAAATCATATTGAACGTCTTTCCActaaagtgatatcagacgaagagagagaaagagagagagtgcgttcgtgtgtgtgtgtgtgtgtgtgtgtgtgtgtgtgtgtgtgtgtgtgtgtgttgtgaagaaagggtacaacatgattctattcgtaaaatatatgttggatttatttgactgaccaaatattcaaagttgaattgattggccaatgatctgttagaatttctcctctcccctctgtcccccctccccccaccaccttacccaccattcttctaaattttcttcttcttcgtgtttttcttctattagtccaattactttggtgataataaatttaatctcatgttaatattgatattagcattattttactatattacgtactgtttgtttatttgttttatttcattatttcattacttactgtttatgaatgctatttgatacaagtcataatatggttcatcagccgtcatgataaaattgaagtgcaacgttgtgagcacagtataagctttaagcttgttgatgctcttttgtcattcattgcattgtaatcatgtgtattgttgaataattaaagattatttaaaccgaaCCAACACACGTGCTAGCAAGTAAACACTGTATGCACTCGTTGCTGTGTGTGTTCGCAGGCCTGTGCCCATGTACGGCCGACGACCCGTGGTGGGACTGGACCTGACCCCCCACAgtaccctcctgccctccccgcCCGCCCTCCGCCCCGCCCAGCCCCCTGACCCTTCGCTCAAGGTCAAGGACGggcccatcacctcctcctcttccttccctccctctctcctgcccccctcctcttcctcttcttcctcctcttcctcctcctcctcctcctccctgcggTCGCAGCTTCCGGTCAAGGGAGAGGCGAGGCccggaggagtaggagtaggaggagagtTGTGGCCCCTGGACGCTTCTCACAAACTAGGTGGCGCCGTGCCGGTGATCACGCCCGTGCAAGGGCCCGACCTCCGCAGCGTGGCGCTGTACCAGACCTTGCTCCGTCATCACCCGGCCTACCGGCACCTCCTCCTCGACGcggcctcctccttcctcctccccccacccttcccctctcccttcctctgccaccctcctcctcctccccctcctccccctcctcctcctcctcctcctcctcctcctcatccccacgTGCTTCTCAGCTCCTACTGcgcccttccccaccacaccaccttgCCTGTTCCgcgtaccacccccacccccagcacccccaccaccaacacccccaccaccaccgccagcaatactactactactactacgacaacacccctgtctctccctgaagAAGACCCTCGACGGAGACCTCAGGGTAAAGCTGCCTCCTCTccgcaccaccacccttccaacaACACCTGTAACTCCTTTTCTAGAGCGGATCTGAAGACTGTGATGACCTCAGAGCCcagcctccaccaccatcaccaccaccaccaccaccaccacaacaacaacaacaacaaccaccaccacccccacaagggatgtgaggaggcggaggaggaggaggaggaggaagaagaggagaggaggagaaggaagaacaacGCGGAGAAGAGGAACTGCTGTTCGGATCGGTCCCAAGCTTTCAAGACCGATTTCAAGAACGAGGCGCTGATGGGAGCCATGCTGAGCGCCGAGGAGCTTGTGTCGTCCATCACGGCCATCCCAGACCCTTACCAGCAGTACGGCTACGGGCGGAAGCTCTTCCCGTGCCCGCAGTGCCGCTACACGACGGACCGCCGCAACAACCTGAAGCGCCACATGCTGACCATGCACCAGCTGTCGGCCAAGCTGCTCGAGTGCTGCGGCCTCCTCTTCCGCACCAAGGCGGCGCTGCGCGAGCACGCGCTCGTCTTCCACTACCACGGCTACACCTGCTTCTACTGCGCGCGCCGCTTCTGCCGCAAGGCGCTGCTCAAGCGCCACCTGTCGGTGCACAACGGCCAGAAGGAGTTCCTCTGCAACGTCTGCGACTACGCCACCAGCCACAAGAGCAACCTGGAGCGGCACCGGCGCGTGCACGTGCGGCAGGAGGATGGGGTGACCTTTGAGGACGGGGGGatggagatggggatgggggtccCGGgggcaagggagacaacaagggGCGATCAGCTTAGCGAGGACGAGATCTCTGTGTGCTCCcatgacgacgaggaggaggacaacgaCGAGGAGGAGATCAACGTTCATAgcgactaaaaaaaagaaagaaaaaaaaaaaaagaaatgataacaataaatacaaaaaaacaacaacaaatacacttgaTCACGCAGATGTACTCCTGACTATGCGTCATTTGTAATGAACATAGTGACAAAGGCTTTTAATGACAAGCACCGTtgtgtgtctcctcctcctctgagaTTCGTAGTATCCCCATGGTAAATCGTGTCGTGTTCAATCGTGTTCAGCCatgaagatcttctcaccactgtgaaaaaaaaacgaaacacgcAAACTGAGGTGGTATGGGCCAATTCACAAGATCAACAGGACTTGCAAAGTACGATCCTGCAGGGCGCtgtacaaggagggagaaggagaggcagacagataaaaaaaagggaTGGGAAGACATCATCCCACAGTGGACGggtctgaagctgagcgaggcccttagggaagacaagacaacaccccagaacggacaggtctgaagctgagcgaggcccttaggaaAGACAATActccagaacggacaggtctgaagctgagcgaggcccttagggaagacaacatcccagaacggacaggtctgaggctgaacaaggcccttagggaagacatcaTCCCAAAACGGACTGATCTggggctgagcgaggccctcaggGAAGACATCaacccagaatggacaggtctgaggctgagcgaggcccttagggaagacaacaccccagaacggacaggtctgaggctgagcgaggcccttagggaagacatcaacccagaatggacaggtctgaggctgagcgaggccttAGGGAAGGCAAcaccccagaacggacaggtctgaggctgagcgaagcccttagggaagcagaaaacagaggagaggatggaggaaggtggttgacaggttatctgcccccccccccccctcccccccccacacacaccccttcctcaccccgtcccccacccacacaggcactcccccccctcccacacacacacacccacacactttgaACCAGGAGATTCTGAAAACTCTGAACCGATATTCTGATGATGTTATGACAAGGACTTATTGTCTGCTTGCAACATATCGCCGTTTTGACTGAGCGCCACGgcgtctccccagggagagcgcgtcgctacactgagagcgccacctttttttttcatgcccgCTGTTTtttagcgggtttttttttttttgttgttgttttttttgttttgttttgtttttctatcgaagtggatttttctacagaatttcgccagggacaagctttttgttgccgtgggttcttttacgtgcgttaagtgcatgctgctgcacacgggacctcggtttatcgtctcatccgattgactagcgtctagaccaccacgcaaggtctagtggaggtgtgtgtgtgtgggggggggggggggggggagaaaatgatACTGGCGAttgtgccgtgattctcctgattcgaaccagtgcgatcagattctctggcttcctaggaggacgcgttacctctaggccatcactccacttcaatgCAACTGGACAGAAGTGCTGATTCGTAGCGCAGGAAAACAATCATTGAATAACAAAATGATTGACCAGTTTATCCATTTTGTCACCGACTCCTCCAACTACTGTGTGAGAAAGACAACTTGGACAACTGAAGATTCTGTAACGCAGGGAAACACAATCATTGAATAACAAATTGATTGACCAGTTTATCCATTTTGTCACCGACTCCTCCAACTACTGTGTGAGAAAGACAACTTGGACAACTGCTGATTCTGTAACGCAGGAAAACAATCATTGAATAACAAACTGATTGACCAGTTTATCCATTTTGTCACCGACTCTCCAACTACTATGTGAGAAAGACAACTTGGACAACTGCTGATTCTGTGTAACGCAGGAAAACAATCATTGAATAACAGACTGATTGACCAGTTTATCCATTTTGTCACCGACTCCTCCAACTACTGTGTGAGAAAGACAACTTGGACAACTGCTGATTCTGTAACGCAGGAAAACAATCATTGAATAACAAACTGATTGACCAGTTTATCCATTTTGTCACCGACTCCTCCAACTACTGTGTGAGAAAGACAACTTGGACAACTGCTGATTCTCTGTAACGCAGGGAAACAATCATTGAATAACAAACTGATTGACCAGTTTATCCATTTTGTGACCGACTCTGCAACTACTGTGTGAGAAAGACAACTTGGACAACTGCTGATTCTGTAACGCAGGAAACAATCATTGAATAACAGACTGATTGACCAGTTTATCCATTTTGTCACCGACTCCTCCAACTACTGTGTGAGAAAGACAACTTGGACAACTGCTGATTCTGTAACGCAGGAAAACAATCATTGAATAACAGACTGATTGACCAGTTTATCCATTTTGTCACCGACTCCTCCAACTACTGTGTGAGAAAGACAACTTGGACAACTGCTGATTCTGTAACGCAGGAAAACAATCATTGAATAACAAAATAATTGAACAGTTTATCCATTTTGTGACAGACTCCTCCAACTACTGTGTGAGAAAGACAACTTGGACAACTGCTGATTCTGTGTAACGCAGGAAAACAATCATTGAATAACAGACTGATTGACCAGTTTATCCATTTTGTCACCGACTCCTCCAACTACTGTGTGAGAAAGACAACTTGGACAACTGCTGATTCTGTGTAACGCAGGAAAACACAATCATTGAATAACAAATTGATTGAACAATTTATCGTTTTGTGACCGACTTCTACTACTGAATGGGTAACACAAATGGACAACTGCTGATTCTGTGTAACGCAGGAAAACAATAATTGAATAACAAAATAATTGAACAGTTTATCCATTTTGTGACCGACACTCCAACTACTGTGTGAAAAAAGACCAAATGGACAACTGAGGATTCTGtaacacagggggaaaaaaaaaacaccattgaaTAACAAATGATTGAACAGTTTCTCGTTTTATGACCGACCCCCCCTACGACTGTGTGGGACATCTGGACAATCATTGAATAACAGAACTAATTCGTGACACCGTTGAGAGGAGACACGACTCAATAGCTGTATCAAAgttacaataaacaaaaaaaaaaacacacccccccaaaaaaaaatcattaggaTAGTTAGAGCAGacgctttaaaacaacaacaacaacaacaacaacaacaacacacacacacacacacacacacacacacacacacacacacacacacacacacacacacacacacacaaccaacacacacgtgAAGAACACTTTGACTGTCATGATCATCAACACTACACGGTcggtctttttcctcttcttcagtcGGCTGCGCCAAGAGTTCCCTGTAATGAATAAGCCAATAACAAAACCAATCTGCtgttacaaaaaacaacaccccctccccccccaacgccccccccccccccccgaaaaaaacacaacaacaacaacaacaaaacaaacgaataaacaaaactACTAAAgctcctcacctcaccccccacccccaccccccacctgcaccccactttattttttttttttttttaaacggactCACCATAACTGTTTGTAAATATGTTTCGccattgtcttgtgtgtgtgtgtgtgtgtgtgtgtgtgtgtgtgtgtgtgtggctctctggagatgtataaaaaaaatgataaataaatgccgtgaatataattatacatattattTCTTCTCCTGTGTCTTGCAcaacaccaaccaaaaaaaaaaaaaaaaaaaaaaaaagcttgaaacAAGAGCATGTGATACTTGAGACAATCATAGACATTTTGATCttcgagagaaaaagaaaatagatttttttttttttttttttttttgctactgtCGAAACAATGTGTGTAATTATGCCGGCAAGTCTTATTGTATACATGTATAGgattatgatattattattattattatataggaATCAAAATGTCTGTACACACCACTTGTTCTGGACGAGAGGAGACAATCGATTAtttattattgattattattattatcatcatcatcatcatcaatatcattattatgattattgttgttgttatgatgatgaggattattattattatggttattattattatcatcatcatcatcatcaccattgttattattattattattattgattcatTCTTTACACAGTGGTCTGTTACATCGTACATTGTAATCTATAAAACGGTCTATGAATGCTTGATGTTAACATCATTGCTATATtcatatttgttattattattattattatcatcatcatcatcattattgttgttattattatcattatgttatcATTCTTCGTCTAATTATCCTTTTtaacactattattattatcatcatcattattattgctattgttgttgttatcgctgttgttgttattattgttattatgatcattattatcatttctactattattactattttcaatactgtattgttgttgttgtcgtcatcgtcgtcataatcattccttaccctgtttttttttttttcttttttctcttcttcttttttttccttcttttagtgACTAATTGAGCAATGGAGACTATGAGATGAAAACTGATCACAGGAAATGActgcgtgagcgtgtgtgaaactgaaaggcTGATCgcgtgtctgtctccatctaatCTGGTAATGACACTAACTCTCTctacacgaacggcgaaagagacgacgttaacagcgtttcaccccaattacaaaccatcaaaatattacaagcggaaggctcttacactgaagaggtgaatgttgacaaagaataccacaattctgacgacggaagcttaaaggctgggtcatagagacacccactggacatccgaggggtctgtgtagaggagaagagaggactggccgtactgtgagtgagttaacactgtaATTATTAATTTAGCAATCCATGAATTGATTAGTCACTGTACAATTGTCTTATTTGGGTTTGTTGCCAACCTGTACGGTTTGTGTCTCGTGCAACAGCAAATGTAACCTGAGAAAAAGTTTACAGACTTTTTACACATTAAATATATTTAGAGATATGTTTTTGCGTTTTGTGATTTCCATtgtctgttgtattttgtatttgtatttctttttatcacaacagatttctctgtgtgaaattcggtctgttgtccccagggagagtgcgtcgc of Babylonia areolata isolate BAREFJ2019XMU chromosome 30, ASM4173473v1, whole genome shotgun sequence contains these proteins:
- the LOC143275261 gene encoding uncharacterized protein LOC143275261 produces the protein MDGPVGLSGPVRPVPMYGRRPVVGLDLTPHSTLLPSPPALRPAQPPDPSLKVKDGPITSSSSFPPSLLPPSSSSSSSSSSSSSSSLRSQLPVKGEARPGGVGVGGELWPLDASHKLGGAVPVITPVQGPDLRSVALYQTLLRHHPAYRHLLLDAASSFLLPPPFPSPFLCHPPPPPPPPPPPPPPPPPPHPHVLLSSYCALPHHTTLPGCEEAEEEEEEEEEERRRRKNNAEKRNCCSDRSQAFKTDFKNEALMGAMLSAEELVSSITAIPDPYQQYGYGRKLFPCPQCRYTTDRRNNLKRHMLTMHQLSAKLLECCGLLFRTKAALREHALVFHYHGYTCFYCARRFCRKALLKRHLSVHNGQKEFLCNVCDYATSHKSNLERHRRVHVRQEDGVTFEDGGMEMGMGVPGARETTRGDQLSEDEISVCSHDDEEEDNDEEEINVHSD